From a single Vitis vinifera cultivar Pinot Noir 40024 chromosome 18, ASM3070453v1 genomic region:
- the LOC100242020 gene encoding dolichol-phosphate mannosyltransferase subunit 1, protein MEEQHKNGGNKYSIIVPTYNERLNIALIVFLIFKHLRDVDFEIIIVDDGSPDGTQEIVKQLQQVYGEDRILLRARPKKLGLGTAYSHGLKHASGNFVVIMDADLSHHPKYLPSFIKKQLETGASIVTGTRYVKGGGVHGWNLMRKLTSRGANVLAQTLLWPGVSDLTGSFRLYKKSVLEEVISSCVSKGYVFQMEIIVRASRKGYHIEEVPITFVDRLFGSSKLGGSEIVGYLKGLAYLLVTT, encoded by the exons ATGGAGGAGCAGCATAAGAATGGCGGGAACAAGTATAGCATAATAGTCCCAACCTACAACGAGCGTCTGAACATCGCTCTTATCGTCTTCCTCATCTTCAAGCATCTCCG GGATGTCGACTTTGAAATAATTATTGTTGATGATGGGAGTCCAGATGGGACTCAAGAAATTGTGAAACAACTGCAGCAAGTGTATGGTGAAGACCGCATT CTATTAAGAGCAAGACCTAAGAAGCTTGGATTAG GGACGGCCTACTCTCACGGCTTGAAGCATGCATCTGGAAACTTTGTTGTAATCATGGATGCTGATCTATCACACCAT CCAAAATATTTGCCAAGCTTTATCAA GAAACAGTTGGAAACTGGTGCAAGTATAGTAACTGGGACGCGTTATGTTAAAGGTGGGGGTGTGCATGGATGGAATCTTATGCGCAAACTAACCAGTAGGGGGGCCAATGTTCTTGCGCAAACACTTCTATGGCCTGGCGTATCAGACTTGACTGGATCTTTCCG GCTTTATAAGAAATCTGTGCTTGAAGAAGTCATCAGCTCATGTGTCAGTAAGGGATATGTCTTCCAAATGGAAATCATTGTTCGGGCTTCCAGAAAAGGCTACCATATTGAAGAG GTTCCAATTACTTTTGTTGATAGATTATTTGGAAGTTCAAAGCTTGGAGGATCTGAAATCGTGGGATATTTGAAAGGCCTTGCATATCTTTTGGTCACAACATAA
- the LOC100252239 gene encoding cucurbitadienol 11-hydroxylase → MYWSVWLCVVSLFIASIIHWVYKWRNPKCNGKLPPGSMGFPLIGETIQFFIPSKSLDVSSFIRKRMKKYGPLFCTNLVGRPVVVSSDPDFNYYIFQQEGRLVEIWYLDSFARLVGQDASQSTAASGYVHKYLRNLVLAHFGTEVLKDKLLSKAEDMIRTRLHDWSKLPALEFKTCVSSMIFDFTANELFSYDIKKMGENFSERFTNIIQAVASFPLNIPGTTFHKCLKNQKEVIKLIRDILKERKVSPESRKGDFLDQIVDDIKKEKFLSDDFIVLVMFGILLASFETISATLTLAVKLLIENPSVMQELIEEHEAILKNRENSNSGISWKEYKSMTFTHQVINEALRLASVAPGILRRAIKDIQVNGYTIPAGWTIMVVPAALQLSPDAFVDPLAFNPSRWKDMGVGVVAKNFIPFGGGSRLCAGAEFTKVLMTTFFHVLVTNYRLTKIKGGQIARSPALTFGNGLHINISKKHG, encoded by the exons ATGTACTGGTCTGTTTGGTTGTGCGTTGTAAGCTTGTTTATAGCAAGCATAATTCACTGGGTTTACAAATGGAGGAATCCTAAATGCAATGGCAAACTCCCTCCAGGTTCAATGGGATTCCCACTCATTGGAGAGACCATCCAGTTTTTCATCCCAAGCAAGTCGTTGGACGTTTCGAGTTTCATCAGGAAGAGGATGAAAAA ATATGGTCCATTGTTTTGTACAAACTTGGTAGGACGACCGGTAGTGGTGTCATCGGACCCAGACTTCAACTACTATATATTCCAACAAGAAGGGAGGTTGGTGGAGATCTGGTACTTGGACTCCTTCGCAAGGCTTGTGGGTCAGGATGCTTCACAGTCTACCGCTGCGTCTGGTTATGTTCACAAGTATCTTAGGAACTTGGTGTTGGCTCATTTTGGTACGGAGGTCCTGAAAGACAAACTCCTTTCGAAGGCTGAAGATATGATACGTACAAGGCTGCATGATTGGTCCAAGTTGCCTGCCTTGGAATTCAAAACATGCGTTTCATCG atgatatttgattttactgCAAATGAGTTGTTCAGTTATGATATTAAGAAGATGGGAGAAAATTTTAGTGAAAGATTTACCAATATCATACAAGCTGTTGCTTCGTTTCCTTTGAATATCCCGGGTACAACTTTCCATAAATGTCTCAAG AACCAAAAGGAGGTAATAAAGTTGATCCGTGATATACTAAAAGAGAGAAAAGTTTCACCTGAAAGTCGTAAAGGAGATTTCCTTGATCAGATTGTTGAtgatataaagaaagaaaaattcttaTCAGATGACTTCATCGTTCTTGTTATGTTTGGGATTCTACTTGCTAGTTTTGAGACAATTTCTGCTACTCTAACCTTAGCTGTGAAGCTCCTCATAGAAAACCCTTCAGTAATGCAAGAACTAATT GAGGAGCATGAGGCAATCCttaaaaatagggaaaattCAAATTCTGGAATTTCATGGAAGGAATATAAGTCAATGACTTTTACTCATCAA GTTATCAATGAAGCTCTTAGGTTAGCAAGTGTTGCTCCAGGGATTTTGAGAAGGGCAATAAAAGACATTCAAGTAAATG GATATACGATTCCAGCAGGCTGGACAATCATGGTTGTTCCCGCAGCTCTTCAACTAAGCCCTGATGCTTTTGTTGATCCCCTTGCTTTCAATCCATCGCGGTGGAAG gaTATGGGAGTTGGTGTTGTAGCGAAGAATTTCATACCATTTGGAGGTGGATCGAGATTATGTGCAGGAGCAGAGTTTACTAAGGTTCTAATGACAACATTTTTCCATGTCTTGGTCACTAATTATAG GTTGACGAAGATCAAAGGAGGACAGATAGCTCGATCTCCAGCTTTGACATTTGGAAATGGTTTACATATCAACATTTCAAAAAAGCATGGATGA
- the LOC100264304 gene encoding uncharacterized protein LOC100264304 codes for MSKMRSNGKPPLGNSPIQLRSRRVLRSSATTIQTPPGSLTKTLNRTQVIEESGLRPEYLTISCELQALAKIVRNELGNGSSENVGFPNTFGANSSPLFERGRFYDEYSARRNERLKRKKGETGDVGKTPYKLGVTVEPSKRRDTKKFESLRKSVPAALSVDRSENPRYLLRSSTKENKKPPMPFNVEKSAVAGDRKIGARRVRKV; via the exons ATGTCGAAGATGCGATCGAATGGCAAACCGCCGCTGGGTAACTCTCCGATCCAGCTTCGTTCTCGCAGGGTCCTGCGATCCAGTGCAACCACCATCCAGACTCCACCAG GTTCTTTGACGAAAACCCTGAATCGCACTCAGGTGATTGAAGAATCTGGGCTTCGACCTGAATACCTCACGATTTCATGCGAATTGCAAGCCTTAGCGAAGATAGTACGAAACGAACTAGGAAACGGAAGTTCAGAAAACGTGGGGTTCCCTAATACTTTCGGTGCTAATTCAAGTCCTCTGTTCGAAAGAGGTAGGTTCTACGATGAGTACAGTGCAAGAAGGAACGAAAGACTGAAGAGAAAGAAGGGCGAAACTGGAGACGTAGGGAAAACTCCGTACAAACTCGGCGTCACCGTGGAACCCTCGAAAAGAAGGGACACGAAGAAATTTGAGAGCCTGAGGAAATCAGTCCCTGCTGCTTTATCCGTGGATCGAAGCGAGAATCCAAGGTATTTGCTGAGAAGCAGCaccaaagaaaacaagaaaccTCCAATGCCGTTCAACGTGGAGAAGTCTGCTGTCGCCGGAGATCGGAAAATCGGAGCTCGAAGAGTCCGGAAAGTCTGA